From the Winogradskyella forsetii genome, the window TTAATCGATTTTGTTTTAGACGCAACCAACTCTACTCTACCTTCGTTCTCGAAATTGAGCCACCTTGGAATATTGGAAAGAGACGAAACTAGTGAAAAAGGTATCAAGTACAAATTAAAGATTACAGAGCATATTAATAATTTATTAATACGGGATTCTACAAATGTTGAACTAGGATTGGCTGTTTCTCTGAATGTGAACGTAGAGGAATCAACTTTAGGTTCGGTTCAGAAGGATGTAAAAGGTGCTGATGATTTTAATGTTCCTGTGAGTTCAATATTAACACCAAGAGGTACAATATTGCATGGCAACAACAGCGAAGATGAAACTAAACGTGTGTATTTAGAAATATATTACACCGAACCAAATAATTAAAAAAGTAACCTATGTGTGGAATTGTTGGGTATATTGGGCATCGAGAGGCTTATCCTATTGTTATAAAAGGACTCCAAAGATTAGAGTATCGTGGTTATGATAGTGCAGGTATAGCATTGTATGATGGTAATACTATTAAACTTTCTAAAACTAAAGGAAAAGTATCTGACCTTAAGGAAAAAATCGAAAATGAAATTTCCACAGATGGAACCTTAGGTATAGGACATACACGTTGGGCTACACATGGTGTGCCAAATGACGTTAATTCTCATCCACATTACTCCAATTCTGGCGATTTAGTAATTATCCATAATGGAATTATTGAAAATTACGATTCATTAAAAAAAGAGTTAATAAAACGTGGTTACACTTTTAAGTCAGATACTGATACAGAGGTGTTGGTTAATCTTATTGAAGACGTAAAGAAAAACGAAAACCTTAAACTAGGTAAAGCTGTTCAAATTGCTTTAAATCAAGTTGTTGGAGCTTATGCTATCGCTGTATTTGATAAAAATAAACCTAACGAGATTGTCGTAGCAAGACTTGGTAGTCCTTTGGCTATTGGTGTTGGTGAAGACGAATTTTTTATTGCCAGTGACGCATCCCCTTTTATTGAATATACCAAAAATGCTATTTATCTTGAAGATGAAGAAATGGCAATTATTAGAAGAGGAAAAGATGTAAAGGTTAGAAAAATTAAGAATGATGCATTGGTAGATCCTTATGTTCAAGAGCTTCAGCTGAATTTAGAACAAATAGAAAAAGGAGGTTACGATCATTTTATGCTTAAAGAGATTTACGAGCAACCAAGTGCAATTTTAGATACTTTTAGAGGTCGTTTATTGAGTAATGAAGCTATTGTTAAAATGGCAGGTGTTGAGGATAACATGAAAAAATTCTTAGCAGCAGACCGTATTATAATTGTAGCATGCGGTACATCATGGCATGCTGGTTTAGTTGCAGAATATATTTTTGAAGATTTAGCAAGAATTCCTGTTGAGGTAGAATATGCTTCAGAATTCAGATATAGAAATCCCGTAATTACGGAAAAAGATATAGTTATAGCCATTT encodes:
- the glmS gene encoding glutamine--fructose-6-phosphate transaminase (isomerizing) encodes the protein MCGIVGYIGHREAYPIVIKGLQRLEYRGYDSAGIALYDGNTIKLSKTKGKVSDLKEKIENEISTDGTLGIGHTRWATHGVPNDVNSHPHYSNSGDLVIIHNGIIENYDSLKKELIKRGYTFKSDTDTEVLVNLIEDVKKNENLKLGKAVQIALNQVVGAYAIAVFDKNKPNEIVVARLGSPLAIGVGEDEFFIASDASPFIEYTKNAIYLEDEEMAIIRRGKDVKVRKIKNDALVDPYVQELQLNLEQIEKGGYDHFMLKEIYEQPSAILDTFRGRLLSNEAIVKMAGVEDNMKKFLAADRIIIVACGTSWHAGLVAEYIFEDLARIPVEVEYASEFRYRNPVITEKDIVIAISQSGETADTLAAIKLAKSRGAFVFGVCNVVGSSIAREADAGAYTHAGPEIGVASTKAFTTQITVLTLIALRLARAKGTMSSSEFRHHLIELETIPGKVEEALKSDAYVKTIAEIYKDSKNCLYLGRGYNFPVALEGALKLKEISYIHAEGYPAAEMKHGPIALIDEQMPVFVIATKKGHYEKVVSNIQEIKSRKGKIIGIVTQGDTSVKELADHVIEVPETLECLTPLLTTIPLQLLSYHIAVMLDKNVDQPRNLAKSVTVE